The genomic stretch GGGACTCGCTGCGGATGCCGGTCGCGCCGGTCGCGGTCGATCGCCGGTCCGAGGTGCTGGCCCCACGCGCAGGCATCGCCGCCGGCGGCGGGGCCGCGGTGCTTGCGCTGCTGCTCCTGTCGCCCGCGCCCGCGTTCGCACAGCGCCCGGGCGCGCAGGTGCCTGCCACGCGCCCCGCCGCCGAAGCGCCTGCACCACCCCCCGTGGCCGATCCGCCACCGCCGGCCCTCGTCCAGACCGCGCCGGATCCTGCGCCGATCGTCCGACAAGCGCCGGCGGTTGCTTCCTCCACCCGCCGCGTCACGCGCTCGTTGCGCCAGCTTGGGCTCAGCGGCCCGATGCAGCTGCGCGGCGTATCGCCCCTGCAGGGCGTACAGTTCGGCATTCGAGCGGATGAGGTGGTGACCGAAGCGCGCCTGGTGATCTCCGGCGCGTCGTCCCCCGCCCTGGTGCCCGAGGCGAGCCAGCTGACCATCACGCTGAACGAGCAGCTGGTCGGGGCGGTGCGGCCCGACCCCGCGCGCCCCGCCTTCGGCCCCATCGATCTGCCGCTGAGCGCGGACTTCTTCACCGAGGTCAACCGCCTGAATTTCGCCTTCGCCGGACGCTACCCGGCGGCCTGCCAGGATCCGGTGTCGGACCTGCTTTGGATGACCGTCTCGGACGGTTCGGCGCTGCACCTGACGCTCGAGCGCCTGGCCCTGCCGCGGGACCTCGCACGGCTGCCCGAACCGTTCTTCGACCCGCGCGAACTGCGCGAAACCCTGGTGCTCCCCTTCGTGCTGCCGGACGCGCCCGGCAGCGAGATCCTGCGCACTGCGGCCATGGCCGCATCCTGGTTCGCGGTGCAGGCGGAATATCGCGGCGCCCGTTTCCCGGTCGCCTCTGCGCTGCCGGCGACGGGCCACGGCGTGGTGGTGGCGACGCCGCAATCTGTTCCGGCCGGCCTTGTGCTGCCGCCGCTGGCCGGACCGACCGTGGCGCTGATCGACAACCCCAACGATCCATCGGGTACGCTGTTGCTGATCGCCGGGCGCGACCCGGCGGAGGCCGCGACCGCCGCGATGGGCCTGGTGCTGGCGCCGCAGCTTCTGTCCGGGCAGGTGGCGACGGTGGCGACGTCGCGTGCGCCGCAGCGCCGCCCCTACGAGGCCCCCCGCTGGTTGCCGCCCGACCGTCCGGTCGCGCTCGGTGAACTGGTCGACCGCGGCGAGTTGCAGGTGCAGGGCTTCGCGCCGGGGCCGATCACCGTGCCGCTGCGCACGGCTCCGGACCTCGTGACCTGGCGGCGACACGGTTTCCCGCTCACGCTCAGCCTGCGCGCCCCGCCAGGGCCGGTCCTCGACGTGCAGGCCTCGCGCCTTGATGTCTCGGTCAGCGGAACCTTCCTGCGCGCTGTTCCGCTGCGTGAGCAGGAGAGCTGGCCGCTGTCCTGGGTGTTGCGCCAGGCCGGCGCCGAGCCCGGCCCGCGCGAGACGACGGTCCCGATCCCACCCTGGCTGGTGTCCGGACGCAATGAGCTGCAGATGCGCTTCGACATGCGGCCCTTCCACCGGGTCGATTGCTCCGCCATCCCGGCCGAGGTGCAGGCTGCGATCGACCCGGTCAGCACCATCGACATCAGCCGTGCCTATCGCTTTGCGACCATGCCGAACCTCGCCTTCCTGGCCAGCGCGGGCTTCCCCTTCACGAGGTTGGCGGACCTGTCCGAGAGCGCGGTCGTGATGCCCGATCGGCCGAGCCCGGTCGAAGTCAGCGCCTTCCTTGGCCTGATCGGCGGGCTGTCGTCGATGGTCGGCGTGCCGGCAACGGGACTCGCAGTTGTCCGACCGGGCCAACTGGCGCAGGTCGCCGGACGGGACCTGATCGTGATCGGTACCTTGTCGGGCCAGTCGGCGCTGCAGCAACTGCTGCGGGACATGCCGCTGCGCATCGAGGAAGGCGGGCGGCTCGCGATCGCGCTGCCGGACCGGATCGAGGGCTTCGCACGGCTGCTCGCCGATGGACCGCCCGCGGCCGACCGGGCGCGGGCGGCGAGCTTCCTCGCCTCTCCCGCCGAAGGTCTCGGCTTCGTCGCCGGTGCGGAATCGCCGCTGGCGCGTGGGCGCTCGGTGGTGGCGCTGGCAGCGCCGACCCCTGCCGGCGTCGAGGCGATCGCCGAGGCGCTGCGCGACCCCGCGCGCATTCCGCGGGTGCAAGGCGACCTCGTGCTGCTGTCAGGCGATACGCTCGAGGCCTTTCGCATCGCGCCCAGCTACAGCGTCGGGACGCTGCCGCCGTGGCTGTGGCCGAACCACTACCTCGGGTCGCGTCCCTGGCTGGTGCTGGGGCTGATGATCGGCGGCGCGCTGCTGATCGCGCTGCCGCTGCGGGCCGCGCTGCGACGCCGCGCAGTGCATCGGCTGAGGGGGCACTGACGATGCGTCGGGACCGCAGGGACCGCCGTGCCGCGCGGATCGGCGCGGCGCTGGTCGGCATCGCGCTGGCAGCGCCGCTCGGGGCGCAGGCGCAGGGCAATGCCGCGCTTGCGGCCCTGGTGCAGCAGGGCCGCCACTGGCAGGCGCAGCAGCGCCCTGACCTCGCGCTGCGATCCTTCGAGCGCGCGCTGCTGGCCGACCCCGCCAGCGCCGAGGCACTGTCGGGCGCGGCCGAGGCGCAGGCGGCGCTCGGCAACCGACCGGCGGCCGAGGCGCTGCTGGCCCGGCTGCGCGCGGTGGCACCCGGCGCGCCGGCCGTAGCCGCGGCGCAGGAGGCGCTTCGCGGCAGCCAAGTGGAACGCTCCGCCATCGAGGATGCCCGTCGTCTGTCGCGCGAGGGCCGCGTGCCCGAGGCGCTCACCCGCTACCGCGACGCCTTCGACGGCAACCGCCCGCCCGATGCCTATGCGACCGAATACTGGCTGACGCTGGCCGGCACCTCCGGTGGCTGGGAGGAGGCGCGGCGCGAACTGGCCGCGCTGGCCGCCCGCCGCCCGCAGGATGCGCGCGCGCGTGTCGCCGCCGCCCAGGTGCTGACCTGGCGCGAACCGACCCGCGCTGAGGGCATCGCGCAACTGGCGCAGCTGGCGCGCGACCCAGCGACCGGCCCGCTGGCAGTACAGGCCTGGCGCCAGGCGCTGCTGTGGCTCGGCACCGGACGGTCCGCCGAGGCGCCGCTCGAGGCCTTCCTGGCCGTTCGGCCGGACGATGCCGCGATCCGCCAGCGCCTCGCCGAGGTCCGCGATCCGACGCGCCGCGCGGCCGAGGCCGCCGCGGGGCCGCGCCAGGACGGCTTCGACCGCCTGCAGGCGAACCGGCTGCCGGATGCCGCGCGTGCCTTCGAGGCCGCGATCGCCGCCAACCCCAATGACGCCGACGCGCTGGGTGGCCTGGGCGTGGTGCGCCTGCGCGAGGGCCGTGCCGCCGAGGCACGCGACCTGCTGCAGCGCGCCGTCGCGGCCGATCCGTCCCGTGCGGCGAATTGGCGCCAAGCGCTGGAGGGCGCGACCTATTCGCTGGAACTGGCCGAGGGCCGTACCCTTCTGCGCCGCGGCGATGTTGAGGCAGCCGACACCGTGCTGCGCCGCGCCGTGGCGCGCGATGCCGCCGATCGCACCGATGCCGAGGCCCTGCTGGGCGAGGTGGCGCTGCGCCGCAACGACCCCGCCGGGGCCGAGGCGCGCTTCCGCGCCGCGCTCGCGCGCCGCCCCGGCTTCGCGCCGGCCGAGCAGGGGCTGGAACAGGCGCTGCGCCGGCAGAACCGCATCGCCGAGGCCGACGAGATCGCGCGGCGCCTGCGTGTCGCGCAGCCGGCCGGGACGGGCGCCGGAGCAGGCAGCGGCGGCCAGGCAGGGCGCCTGCGGGCCGAGGCCGCCCGCACGGCCGACCCGACCGCCGCGACCGACCTGCTACGCGCAGCCCTGGCGCAGGCCCCGAACGATCCGTGGGTGCGGCTCGACCTGGCGCGTGCGCTGGCGCGCCAGGGGCAGGGGAGCGAGGCGCGCGCCATCATCGAGGCGCCGGTCGCTGAGGGCGGCGGCGCGGAGGCCATCTTCGCGGCCGCGTTGTTCGCTGAGGAGCAGGGGCGTGTCGGCGACGCCGCGGCGCTGCTTGCGCGGATCCCGCCCGGCCGGCGATCGCCTGACATGGCCCGCCTGGCCGCCCGGACGCGCATTGCCGCCGAGGTGGAACAGGCGGCGGCGGCGGCGGCCGGCGGCGGCTTCGAGGGGCGGCAGCGCCTGCTCGCGCTCGCCGCGCGGCAGGACCCCACTGGCGCCACCGCTGCCGCTGTGGTCCGTGCCTTCGGGCGCATCAACGACCCGCGCGGGGCTGAGGAGGCGGCGCGCGTAGCGCTGGCCGTGAACCGTTCGCCCAGCGCCTCGGCGCGGCTTGCGATCGCGGGCGCGCTCCTGGAGGCCGGCCAGGAGCAAGCCGCCGCCGCCCTCGCGCGCGGGCTGGAGGCCGACGCATCGCTGTCCGCCGATGCGCGGCGCCAGGCGGATGCGCTGATGGCCGGCGTGGCGGTGCGCGGCGCCGACCGCGCGAACGAGGCGGGCGATCAGGCAGCGGGCTACGACCGCCTGCGGCCCGTGCTCTCGCGCAACCCGCAGGACCCGGCGGCCAACCTTGCGCTGGCGCGCCTGCATGCGGGCGCACGCCAGCCGGCGCAGGCGCAAGCCATTGCCGAATCCGTGCTGGCGCGGGATCCGCGCAACCTCGATGCCCGTGCTGCGGCGGTGGACGCCGCCATCGCCGGGCGTGACTTCCGCCGCGCCGAGGACCTTATCGACGAAGCGCGGGTGCTCGCGCCGAACGAGGCGCGCGTCTCGCTGATGCAGGCGCGGCTCGCACGCGCCAGGGGCGACAATCGTGGCGCGCTCGTCGCGGCCCGGCAGGCGCAGCAGCAGCGCGAGGCACAGGTCGGCCCGGTCGTGCCGATGGGCTTCGCGACTGCCGGGCCCAATCCGTTCCGCGGCAGCGGCAGCGGCATTCCTGGCGCACCTGCGCCCTCCGACCCCCTGCTGGCCGAGATCGGGCGGGAGGTCGATGCCGCCCGCGAAGCGGCTGCGACGCGCTTTGCGGTGCTGCCGACGGTGCGCGGGCGGTCCGGCACGCAGGGGCTCGACCGGCTCGAGGAACTGGCGCTGCCGATCGAGGGGTCGTTCTCGCCGCGCGGCATCGGCGGCCGGGTCACTGCGAGCGTCACGCCGGTCACGATCAGCGCCGGGACGCTGCCGGCGGACCTCTCATCACTGCAATCCTTCGGTGCCAATCCCATCGCCTTCCCCGGCGGGATGCGCCCGCCACGCGACGACGGCGCCTCCGGCGTAGGGCTCGGCCTCGCCTACCAGCGCGGCTGGTTCCGCGGCGATGTGGGCAGCAGCCCGATCGGCTTCCGCTTTCCCACGGTGGTAGGCGGGCTCGAGGTGGCGCCGGAACTGGGCGGCGGCTTGCGCCTGCGGGTGGCCGGCGAACGTCGCGCGGTCACGGACAGCCTGCTCTCCTGGTCCGGACAGCGCGACGCCCTGACCGGTGAGACCTGGGGCGGCGTGGTGCGAACCGGCGGCCGTGCGCAGCTCGAATACTCGACCGGGCCGGCGAATTTCTATGCCGGCGGCGGCTACGCAGTGGTGGATGGCCAGGGTGTCGCGGACAACACGCGCATCGAGATGGGCGCGGGCGGGTCCTTCGCGCTGGTGCGCCGGCCGGACGAGACGGTGACGGTCGGGCTCGACCTGGTCTACTTCGCCTACGACCAGAACCTGCGGTACTTCACGCTCGGGCAGGGGGGGTATTTCAGCCCGCAGGATTATTCGGCTGTGATCCTGCCGGTGGAATGGCGTGCGCGGTCGGGGGATTGGCGATGGCGGCTGGGCGGGTCGCTCGGCTACGCGGTGTGGTCCGAGGACAGTTCGCCGGTCTTCCCGACCAATGCGAGCCTCCAGGCCCAGTTGCAGTCGCGCGTCGGCAGCGACCCGCGGATCCAGGCCTTCTACCCCAGCCAAAGCCAGGCCGGGGTGATCGGCAGCTTCGTCGGCGATGTCGAGTACCAGCTGTCGCGTGACCTCGTGATGGGCGCGATGCTGCGCTACGACCGCTCGGCCGATTGGAACGAGGCGCGCGGGACGGTCTATGTCCGCTACAGCCTGCCGGACTAGAGCAGATCCCTATCAGATGGGATCATCTGTCCGGGTGAAGACGCTCGTGCAAACCACAACCTTGAGCCGTTCCCGGCGAGCGGAGTCGGCGCTAGGGCAGATCGCGATCAGGCGGCGCTATCGGACCGGGGGCTAATGGTTGCCCGCATCGGAGGCGAACCATGGCGGTACGCGGCACCGTACGCAGTCGCGTTCTCGCCGGGGCACGCGCGTGGTGTCGGGCCGCTCCACGGGCGGGTCTCCTCACGGCGGCAGCACCACCGGGACGATTGCCACGCAGACCACCAGCACCGCCAGCGACAATGGAACGCCGACCTTGACGAAATCGGCGAAGGCATAGTTGCCCGGCCCCACGACCAGCGTGTTCACCGGCGACGAGACCGGCGTCATGAAGGCGGTGGAGGCCGCCAGCGCGACGATCATCGCGAAGGGATAGGGCGAGGCGCCGGTCTCCTTCGCAATTGCCAGCGCGACCGGCGCCATCAGCACCGCCGTCGCAGTGTTCGAGATAAACAGGCCGAGCATCGCGGTGATCGCGAAGATGACCGCCAGCAGCACGCGCGGCGAGGCCGCACCGGCGAGTTGCACGACCGCATCGGCCGCCAGGTCGACGCCCCCGGTGCGCTGCAGCGCGATCGAGAAGGGCAGCATGCCGACGATCAGCACGAGAGATTTCCAGGATATCGACCCGTAGGCGCTGGGCAGGTCCACGCAGCGGAAGATGCCCATCAGCAGGCAGCCTATCAGTGCGGCATGGACGTTGGTGACCCAGCCGCTGATCATCAGGCCGACCGTGAGCACCAGGATCGCGACCGCCGCCGGCGCGCGTCCGGCCGCCGGCAGTACGTCGGCGCGTTCGGCGGGCATGTTGAGCACCACCAGGCCCTTGCTGTCGGCCTCCTGCTTCGCGATGTCCGTCCAGAAGCCGGTCAGCAGCAGGGTGTCGCCGGAGCGCAGCTTTTCCTGCAGGAGATCCTCGCCGGCCGGTTGGCGGCCGTGCCGAAGACCAATCACGGTCAGTCGGTATTCGGCACGCATGCGCGCCTCGAGCACGGTACTGCCGATCAGCGGGGAGTCCGGCGGGACGATCGCCTCGACCATGCCGATCTGCTGGGTGCGGTCGAAGAAATAGTCGCTCCCTTCGAGCGGCAGCACCTCGACGCGCAGTTCCTGCTGCAGTTGCCGGCTTCGCTCGGGCGCCGAGCGGGCATCGATCAGCACGAGGTCCCCGGCGCGTAGTTCGGTCGTGCCATCGGGGCGGATGACCCCGGTGTCGAAGCGGGACCGGCGTTCGATGGCGAGGATGTTGATGCCATCCTTGCGCAGTTCGAGCTGGTCGAGCCGTCGCCCGACCAGCGGCGAGTCGGCGGGGATGCGCACGCGGAAGGCCCGCCCCGCAAGGGCGTAGGTTTCGACCCAGTCGCGCAGGCTGGGCGGGCGCCGGGCATCGGTGCCGGGCGGCCGACGGTCCGGCAGCAGCCGGCGGGCGAACAGCATGTAGCCGACCGCAAGCAGCAGCACCGGCACGCCGAAAGGCGCGAAGGCGAAGAACGAGAAGCCGGCATGGCCCTGGCGCACCAGCTCCGCGCTCACCACCAGGTTCGGCGCGGTCGCGACCAGCGTCATCATGCCGCTGATCAGCGCCGCGACCGAAAGCGGCATCATCAGGCTGGAGGGCGAGGCGCCGGTATTGTGGCACAGCCGCAGCACGATCGGGATGAAGATCGCGACCACGGCCGTGGAACTCATGAAGGCGCCGAGCACGGCGGCCGAGACCATGAGCATGACCAGCAGGCGCGTCTCGTCGCCGCCGGCACGCGCGTTCAGGATATCCCCGATGCGCTGGGCGGTACCCGTGCGCACCAGGCCCTCGCCGACCACGAACAGCAGCGCGAGCAGCACCACGGCAGGATCCGAGAAGCCCGCGATCGCCTCGTTCATGGTGATGACGCCGGTGAGGGGCAGCAGCGCCATCATCAGCAGCCCGACCGCATCCATGCGCGGACGGTTCGCGACGAACATCACGATGGCGGCGCCGAGCAGCGCCAGCACGATCATCAGGTCGGTGGTCATGGACGCCCCCCCCTAGAGCAGATCCCGCTCAGATGAAATCATCCGACCGGGCAAAGATGCTCGCGAAATCCAAAGGCTAGAGGCGCTGCCGCGAGCCAAGGCGAGCGGAGACGGCTCTAGTGTCCTGCCCACAGCGAAAGCAGCGGGCTGGCAGGCCACGCAAGACAAATCCCAGAGGGCCCCGAACGATGGCCCAAGGGCTTCGGAACCGGGACACTAGCTGCGCACCGCGATGAGCGGCCGAAGCGCGTCGGTCACGCCGGTCAGGATGATCTGGCAGCCGATGCACAGCAGCAGGAAGGCCGTGAGCTTGGTCGCCACGAGTGTGCCCTGCGGGCCGATCCGCCGCGCGATCGCCTCGGAATAGGCATAGGCCAGCCAGATGCAGGCCGCGACCGAGGCGGCCACGAACAACGAGGACAGCGCGCTGACCAGCAGCACGCCTTGTGATTCCGTGGTGCGCTCCGCGCCCAGCGCGATGGAGGCGGCGATCGACCCGGGGCCGGTCGTCAGCGGCAGCGTCAGGGGAAAGAACGCCATGCGTTCGATCGGCGCAGTGTCCATGGCCGCGGGCGCCTTCGTCTCCTCCGGCGGGGCGCGAAGCATGACCCAGCCCGAAGCTGCCACGGCAAGGCCGCCGCCGATGCGCAGCGCCTCGAGCGAGATGCCAAAGAAAGACAGCACGCGGGAGCCGAGGAAAAGCGCGACCACCAGCACGATGAAGGAATTGATCGCGATCTGCCGCGCGAGCCGCGAGCGTTCGCGCGCCGTCAACCAGCGCGTCATGTCGTGAAACACGAAGGCGACGCCGAAGGGGTTGATGATGCTCAGCAACGTCGAGAAGCCGAACAGCCAAAAGGACAGCGCCTTGGCGATGAGGAAGCCGTCGATCATCGCGCGGCACCCCGCGCGTGGGGCAATCGCGCGGCACCCCGCGCGTGGGGCATGCGTGGCATGCTCAGCGCAGTTCGATGGTCACGCCGGCTTCGTTGAAGCGCCACTGCCCTCCGGCGCGTTCCGTGCGCAGGCGCAGTTCGACACCAGCCTGGTTGCGCAGGAAGCGCGTTTCGGGGCCGCCAGGCGCGCCTGGCGTGCGCGGCACCACGCGTTCGGTGT from Roseomonas fluvialis encodes the following:
- the bcsA gene encoding UDP-forming cellulose synthase catalytic subunit, whose amino-acid sequence is MIATFLLRSVLVLMGLVIAWAVVVAPMAPEDQALLAAGGIVVFVVLNRFKSRQVTILLAVISCLVSLRYIHWRIADTIEPEGFWQGFFMIGLVLAEAYAVIALLLGYLQTLWPLDRKPVPLPDDPASWPSVDVYIPTYNEDLELVRPTVLAALSMDWPADKLRVWILDDGRRPEFRDFAEHCGAGYIIRPDNKGAKAGNLNHAMAHTTGDFIAIFDCDHVPTRAFLQMTMGWMLRDPKLGMLQTPHHFYSLDPFERNLSNGRDVPNEGLMFYGLVQPGNDLWNATFFCGSCAVIRREAILEAGGVPTETVTEDCHASLRMQRLGWNTAYLRVPLAAGLATDRLMIHIGQRMRWARGMLQIMRVDNPLFGRGLSLWQRLCYFSAMFHFMFAIPRVVFLTAPLAFLLLGHSVIAASPLAIIAYAGPHIFHAVATGSRVAGSVRHSFWSEIYETVLALWLVPITLATLLDPRKGKFNVTAKGGLLPDGYFDWRAVWPVLVLGVLLALGVAAGIHGVSTNPWGSIEGQAYLLNGIWALLCLVPVLASIAAGRERRQLRARARIDVTLPAVVVLPDGRRIDARTHDLSLGGAGLVVARMPDLPEGTELRLEIPMGEETIVLAATFLRIEGGEVQMAFLTRTIEEETAVVRAVFGRADAWLGWDRHRPDRPLRSLLEVVATVGAVFSGRSQLSFAWWRARRARRDSLRMPVAPVAVDRRSEVLAPRAGIAAGGGAAVLALLLLSPAPAFAQRPGAQVPATRPAAEAPAPPPVADPPPPALVQTAPDPAPIVRQAPAVASSTRRVTRSLRQLGLSGPMQLRGVSPLQGVQFGIRADEVVTEARLVISGASSPALVPEASQLTITLNEQLVGAVRPDPARPAFGPIDLPLSADFFTEVNRLNFAFAGRYPAACQDPVSDLLWMTVSDGSALHLTLERLALPRDLARLPEPFFDPRELRETLVLPFVLPDAPGSEILRTAAMAASWFAVQAEYRGARFPVASALPATGHGVVVATPQSVPAGLVLPPLAGPTVALIDNPNDPSGTLLLIAGRDPAEAATAAMGLVLAPQLLSGQVATVATSRAPQRRPYEAPRWLPPDRPVALGELVDRGELQVQGFAPGPITVPLRTAPDLVTWRRHGFPLTLSLRAPPGPVLDVQASRLDVSVSGTFLRAVPLREQESWPLSWVLRQAGAEPGPRETTVPIPPWLVSGRNELQMRFDMRPFHRVDCSAIPAEVQAAIDPVSTIDISRAYRFATMPNLAFLASAGFPFTRLADLSESAVVMPDRPSPVEVSAFLGLIGGLSSMVGVPATGLAVVRPGQLAQVAGRDLIVIGTLSGQSALQQLLRDMPLRIEEGGRLAIALPDRIEGFARLLADGPPAADRARAASFLASPAEGLGFVAGAESPLARGRSVVALAAPTPAGVEAIAEALRDPARIPRVQGDLVLLSGDTLEAFRIAPSYSVGTLPPWLWPNHYLGSRPWLVLGLMIGGALLIALPLRAALRRRAVHRLRGH
- a CDS encoding cellulose biosynthesis protein BcsC, whose product is MRRDRRDRRAARIGAALVGIALAAPLGAQAQGNAALAALVQQGRHWQAQQRPDLALRSFERALLADPASAEALSGAAEAQAALGNRPAAEALLARLRAVAPGAPAVAAAQEALRGSQVERSAIEDARRLSREGRVPEALTRYRDAFDGNRPPDAYATEYWLTLAGTSGGWEEARRELAALAARRPQDARARVAAAQVLTWREPTRAEGIAQLAQLARDPATGPLAVQAWRQALLWLGTGRSAEAPLEAFLAVRPDDAAIRQRLAEVRDPTRRAAEAAAGPRQDGFDRLQANRLPDAARAFEAAIAANPNDADALGGLGVVRLREGRAAEARDLLQRAVAADPSRAANWRQALEGATYSLELAEGRTLLRRGDVEAADTVLRRAVARDAADRTDAEALLGEVALRRNDPAGAEARFRAALARRPGFAPAEQGLEQALRRQNRIAEADEIARRLRVAQPAGTGAGAGSGGQAGRLRAEAARTADPTAATDLLRAALAQAPNDPWVRLDLARALARQGQGSEARAIIEAPVAEGGGAEAIFAAALFAEEQGRVGDAAALLARIPPGRRSPDMARLAARTRIAAEVEQAAAAAAGGGFEGRQRLLALAARQDPTGATAAAVVRAFGRINDPRGAEEAARVALAVNRSPSASARLAIAGALLEAGQEQAAAALARGLEADASLSADARRQADALMAGVAVRGADRANEAGDQAAGYDRLRPVLSRNPQDPAANLALARLHAGARQPAQAQAIAESVLARDPRNLDARAAAVDAAIAGRDFRRAEDLIDEARVLAPNEARVSLMQARLARARGDNRGALVAARQAQQQREAQVGPVVPMGFATAGPNPFRGSGSGIPGAPAPSDPLLAEIGREVDAAREAAATRFAVLPTVRGRSGTQGLDRLEELALPIEGSFSPRGIGGRVTASVTPVTISAGTLPADLSSLQSFGANPIAFPGGMRPPRDDGASGVGLGLAYQRGWFRGDVGSSPIGFRFPTVVGGLEVAPELGGGLRLRVAGERRAVTDSLLSWSGQRDALTGETWGGVVRTGGRAQLEYSTGPANFYAGGGYAVVDGQGVADNTRIEMGAGGSFALVRRPDETVTVGLDLVYFAYDQNLRYFTLGQGGYFSPQDYSAVILPVEWRARSGDWRWRLGGSLGYAVWSEDSSPVFPTNASLQAQLQSRVGSDPRIQAFYPSQSQAGVIGSFVGDVEYQLSRDLVMGAMLRYDRSADWNEARGTVYVRYSLPD
- a CDS encoding SLC13 family permease; its protein translation is MTTDLMIVLALLGAAIVMFVANRPRMDAVGLLMMALLPLTGVITMNEAIAGFSDPAVVLLALLFVVGEGLVRTGTAQRIGDILNARAGGDETRLLVMLMVSAAVLGAFMSSTAVVAIFIPIVLRLCHNTGASPSSLMMPLSVAALISGMMTLVATAPNLVVSAELVRQGHAGFSFFAFAPFGVPVLLLAVGYMLFARRLLPDRRPPGTDARRPPSLRDWVETYALAGRAFRVRIPADSPLVGRRLDQLELRKDGINILAIERRSRFDTGVIRPDGTTELRAGDLVLIDARSAPERSRQLQQELRVEVLPLEGSDYFFDRTQQIGMVEAIVPPDSPLIGSTVLEARMRAEYRLTVIGLRHGRQPAGEDLLQEKLRSGDTLLLTGFWTDIAKQEADSKGLVVLNMPAERADVLPAAGRAPAAVAILVLTVGLMISGWVTNVHAALIGCLLMGIFRCVDLPSAYGSISWKSLVLIVGMLPFSIALQRTGGVDLAADAVVQLAGAASPRVLLAVIFAITAMLGLFISNTATAVLMAPVALAIAKETGASPYPFAMIVALAASTAFMTPVSSPVNTLVVGPGNYAFADFVKVGVPLSLAVLVVCVAIVPVVLPP
- a CDS encoding MarC family protein; this translates as MIDGFLIAKALSFWLFGFSTLLSIINPFGVAFVFHDMTRWLTARERSRLARQIAINSFIVLVVALFLGSRVLSFFGISLEALRIGGGLAVAASGWVMLRAPPEETKAPAAMDTAPIERMAFFPLTLPLTTGPGSIAASIALGAERTTESQGVLLVSALSSLFVAASVAACIWLAYAYSEAIARRIGPQGTLVATKLTAFLLLCIGCQIILTGVTDALRPLIAVRS